In Plodia interpunctella isolate USDA-ARS_2022_Savannah chromosome 30, ilPloInte3.2, whole genome shotgun sequence, the following proteins share a genomic window:
- the LOC128682480 gene encoding protein jim lovell isoform X2 has translation MKMMPQQYCLRWKHHHTNVQNMFAQLLEKERFCDVTLYCSSNFASQVPNKDTIDPQHIRGVSLRAHRVVLAACSELLGTLLSAHEAQGEPVLVIDGAEPRHLKALLDYMYTGEMNVHHSQLASLLKTAEDLRIKGLTDIRWNNKDEPPDCDSGIVTAVPTEDKQEKLAEKQPSSKLASPKQEANQKHEVSELRAYVKKDDCDEGKAEKYNVNGGPPPLIKLNTKEKHSPPKREHSDSDSPSPKRQRHMSGTEHTDDESLSHKSDRDAQEWQHGNMDISAERVVGWGMGSSSRVWSRSNSEDEWDACADIGSFLHTRLRVLGDNSADESNDSTTAAAPSAPASSSSSVTTDVKIDVASSAIANLISHKPAVGPKSGPTDPRFTDVVKLSDYLQHGRRPQFWEENYVKRVMEAVRVKELEMKQAAEILGVSYGTLYGRYRDVYGCINRPYRTARDFWQAKGPSEVLERLQRGELSLDAAALALGVSVANLSAYVADFPGDKDFEPIPIEVDPSLKLRARTYSGSGSALHTKLDRRPSKPPQPQKKVTVGSLTDDDPIPAAVISTQEKNTYGTTPSGKWPTIRVASLDTLREASPPAASPSALMRTRPDLTIVAKKPEAKRDDDDT, from the exons ATGAAAATGATGCCGCAGCAGTACTGTCTGCGGTGGAAGCATCACCACACCAACGTGCAGAATATGTTCGCACAGCTGCTAGAGAAAG AGAGGTTCTGTGACGTGACTCTGTACTGTTCGTCGAACTTCGCATCGCAAGTGCCCAACAAGGACACTATAGATCCACAGCACATAAGAGGGGTGTCCCTCAGGGCGCACAG GGTCGTGTTAGCAGCGTGTTCGGAGCTGCTGGGCACGCTGCTCAGCGCTCACGAGGCGCAGGGAGAGCCGGTCCTGGTGATAGACGGCGCTGAGCCGCGTCACCTTAAAGCGTTGCTGGATTACATGTATACTGGCGAGATGAATGTTCATCAT TCGCAGCTAGCCAGTTTACTGAAGACAGCGGAGGATCTCCGGATAAAAGGATTAACGGATATCCGGTGGAACAACAAGGACGAGCCCCCCGACTGTGATAGTG GTATAGTAACAGCGGTTCCGACGGAAGACAAGCAAGAGAAGCTAGCTGAGAAGCAACCGTCGTCGAAGCTCGCTTCGCCGAAGCAAGAGGCCAACCAGAAGCACGAGGTGTCCGAACTCAGGGCGTACGTGAAGAAGGACGACTGTGATGAGGGCAAGGCGGAGAAATATAACGTCAATG GAGGACCACCGCCGCTCATAAAGTTGAACACAAAAGAGAAGCACAGCCCGCCAAAACGGGAACACTCCGATTC TGACTCTCCAAGCCCTAAGCGACAAAGGCACATGAGCGGGACAGAGCATACGGACGACGAATCGCTCTCGCATAAatc tgACAGAGATGCGCAAGAGTGGCAACACGGGAATATG GACATAAGCGCCGAGCGAGTGGTCGGCTGGGGTATGGGTTCCAGTTCACGTGTGTGGTCCCGTTCGAACTCCGAGGACGAGTGGGACGCATGCGCGGACATCGGCTCCTTCCTGCACACCAGGCTGCGGGTGTTGGGCGACAACAGTGCGG atgaaTCTAATGACAGCACAACTGCCGCCGCGCCCTCCGCGCCGGCGTCATCCTCGTCGTCAGTTACGActgacgtcaaaattgacgtcGCGTCGTCAGCTATCGCGAACCTCATCAGTCACAAGC CGGCGGTTGGGCCCAAATCGGGTCCAACAGACCCCCGGTTCACGGACGTGGTGAAGCTCAGCGATTATCTGCAACACGGCAGGCGACCACAGTTTTGGGAGGAGAACTATGTGAAAAGG GTGATGGAAGCTGTTCGGGTGAAAGAGTTAGAGATGAAACAGGCGGCTGAAATTCTCGGCGTGAGTTACGGAACACTGTATGGACGGTATAGAGACGTGTACGGATGTATCAACAGGCCTTACAG GACCGCCCGCGACTTTTGGCAAGCGAAGGGTCCCTCCGAGGTGCTGGAGCGGCTGCAGCGCGGCGAGCTCTCGCTCGACGCCGCGGCGCTCGCGCTCGGCGTCAGCGTCGCCAACTTGTCCGCTTACGTCGCTGACTTCCCCGGCGACAAAG ATTTTGAGCCGATACCAATAGAGGTCGACCCGTCGCTGAagctgcgcgcgcgcacctACAGCGGCTCCGGCTCCGCGCTCCACACCAAGCTGGACAGGAGGCCCAGCAAG CCGCCACAGCCCCAGAAGAAAGTGACAGTTGGGAGTTTAACTGACGACGATCCAATCCCTGCGGCTGTGATCTCCACACAGGAAAAGAACACCTACGGAACCACGCCGA GTGGTAAATGGCCCACAATCCGCGTGGCCAGCCTCGACACATTGCGCGAGGCGTCGCCGCCGGCCGCGTCGCCGTCCGCGCTCATGCGCACGCGCCCCGACCTCACGATCGTCGCCAAGAAACCGGAAGCGAAACGCGACGACGACGACACGTGA
- the LOC128682480 gene encoding protein jim lovell isoform X1: MKMMPQQYCLRWKHHHTNVQNMFAQLLEKERFCDVTLYCSSNFASQVPNKDTIDPQHIRGVSLRAHRVVLAACSELLGTLLSAHEAQGEPVLVIDGAEPRHLKALLDYMYTGEMNVHHSQLASLLKTAEDLRIKGLTDIRWNNKDEPPDCDSGIVTAVPTEDKQEKLAEKQPSSKLASPKQEANQKHEVSELRAYVKKDDCDEGKAEKYNVNGGPPPLIKLNTKEKHSPPKREHSDSDSPSPKRQRHMSGTEHTDDESLSHKSDRDAQEWQHGNMDISAERVVGWGMGSSSRVWSRSNSEDEWDACADIGSFLHTRLRVLGDNSADESNDSTTAAAPSAPASSSSSVTTDVKIDVASSAIANLISHKPAVGPKSGPTDPRFTDVVKLSDYLQHGRRPQFWEENYVKRVMEAVRVKELEMKQAAEILGVSYGTLYGRYRDVYGCINRPYSYRTARDFWQAKGPSEVLERLQRGELSLDAAALALGVSVANLSAYVADFPGDKDFEPIPIEVDPSLKLRARTYSGSGSALHTKLDRRPSKPPQPQKKVTVGSLTDDDPIPAAVISTQEKNTYGTTPSGKWPTIRVASLDTLREASPPAASPSALMRTRPDLTIVAKKPEAKRDDDDT, translated from the exons ATGAAAATGATGCCGCAGCAGTACTGTCTGCGGTGGAAGCATCACCACACCAACGTGCAGAATATGTTCGCACAGCTGCTAGAGAAAG AGAGGTTCTGTGACGTGACTCTGTACTGTTCGTCGAACTTCGCATCGCAAGTGCCCAACAAGGACACTATAGATCCACAGCACATAAGAGGGGTGTCCCTCAGGGCGCACAG GGTCGTGTTAGCAGCGTGTTCGGAGCTGCTGGGCACGCTGCTCAGCGCTCACGAGGCGCAGGGAGAGCCGGTCCTGGTGATAGACGGCGCTGAGCCGCGTCACCTTAAAGCGTTGCTGGATTACATGTATACTGGCGAGATGAATGTTCATCAT TCGCAGCTAGCCAGTTTACTGAAGACAGCGGAGGATCTCCGGATAAAAGGATTAACGGATATCCGGTGGAACAACAAGGACGAGCCCCCCGACTGTGATAGTG GTATAGTAACAGCGGTTCCGACGGAAGACAAGCAAGAGAAGCTAGCTGAGAAGCAACCGTCGTCGAAGCTCGCTTCGCCGAAGCAAGAGGCCAACCAGAAGCACGAGGTGTCCGAACTCAGGGCGTACGTGAAGAAGGACGACTGTGATGAGGGCAAGGCGGAGAAATATAACGTCAATG GAGGACCACCGCCGCTCATAAAGTTGAACACAAAAGAGAAGCACAGCCCGCCAAAACGGGAACACTCCGATTC TGACTCTCCAAGCCCTAAGCGACAAAGGCACATGAGCGGGACAGAGCATACGGACGACGAATCGCTCTCGCATAAatc tgACAGAGATGCGCAAGAGTGGCAACACGGGAATATG GACATAAGCGCCGAGCGAGTGGTCGGCTGGGGTATGGGTTCCAGTTCACGTGTGTGGTCCCGTTCGAACTCCGAGGACGAGTGGGACGCATGCGCGGACATCGGCTCCTTCCTGCACACCAGGCTGCGGGTGTTGGGCGACAACAGTGCGG atgaaTCTAATGACAGCACAACTGCCGCCGCGCCCTCCGCGCCGGCGTCATCCTCGTCGTCAGTTACGActgacgtcaaaattgacgtcGCGTCGTCAGCTATCGCGAACCTCATCAGTCACAAGC CGGCGGTTGGGCCCAAATCGGGTCCAACAGACCCCCGGTTCACGGACGTGGTGAAGCTCAGCGATTATCTGCAACACGGCAGGCGACCACAGTTTTGGGAGGAGAACTATGTGAAAAGG GTGATGGAAGCTGTTCGGGTGAAAGAGTTAGAGATGAAACAGGCGGCTGAAATTCTCGGCGTGAGTTACGGAACACTGTATGGACGGTATAGAGACGTGTACGGATGTATCAACAGGCCTTACAG TTACAGGACCGCCCGCGACTTTTGGCAAGCGAAGGGTCCCTCCGAGGTGCTGGAGCGGCTGCAGCGCGGCGAGCTCTCGCTCGACGCCGCGGCGCTCGCGCTCGGCGTCAGCGTCGCCAACTTGTCCGCTTACGTCGCTGACTTCCCCGGCGACAAAG ATTTTGAGCCGATACCAATAGAGGTCGACCCGTCGCTGAagctgcgcgcgcgcacctACAGCGGCTCCGGCTCCGCGCTCCACACCAAGCTGGACAGGAGGCCCAGCAAG CCGCCACAGCCCCAGAAGAAAGTGACAGTTGGGAGTTTAACTGACGACGATCCAATCCCTGCGGCTGTGATCTCCACACAGGAAAAGAACACCTACGGAACCACGCCGA GTGGTAAATGGCCCACAATCCGCGTGGCCAGCCTCGACACATTGCGCGAGGCGTCGCCGCCGGCCGCGTCGCCGTCCGCGCTCATGCGCACGCGCCCCGACCTCACGATCGTCGCCAAGAAACCGGAAGCGAAACGCGACGACGACGACACGTGA